In Anaerobacillus isosaccharinicus, one genomic interval encodes:
- a CDS encoding AAA family ATPase yields MDLFNYSSKQNENIKGPLASRMRPRTIDEVIGQEEILGKGTLLRRAIEADRLTPMIFYGPPGTGKTTIAKVIANSTSATFEQLNAVTAGIADIRKVTDVAKERLLMYDKKTVLFIDEIHRFNKGQQDALLPNVEDGTVILIGATTESPMFEINQALLSRSRLFQLRPHTDKDIKEILSVAITDKERGYGNYQIHLNDEALDHIVNVANGDARSALNALELAVLTTNPNSEGVISITLHIAEESIQKRIVRYDKKGDNHYDTISAFIKSIRGSDPDATLYWLAKMLYAGEDPKFIARRLYVHAAEDIGLADPNALLIVQAATFAVDFVGMPEARIPLAEAALYLATAPKSNAVITGIDKALDAVKKEKTGEVPVHLKDAHYKGAKELGHGIGYKYPHDYEKNYVPQQYLPDHMIGKSFYKPSDNGYELTVNKRLQYFEQRKKM; encoded by the coding sequence GCCTTTAGCAAGTCGGATGCGGCCTAGAACAATCGACGAAGTCATTGGCCAAGAAGAAATACTTGGCAAAGGAACGTTACTCAGACGAGCGATTGAGGCCGATCGCTTAACTCCAATGATCTTTTATGGACCACCTGGCACAGGAAAAACAACGATTGCCAAAGTCATTGCAAACTCAACTTCTGCTACTTTTGAACAGTTAAATGCTGTCACTGCTGGCATTGCAGATATAAGAAAAGTTACAGATGTCGCTAAAGAACGACTTTTAATGTACGATAAAAAAACCGTTTTATTCATTGATGAGATCCACCGTTTTAATAAAGGTCAACAAGATGCTTTATTACCGAACGTTGAAGATGGAACCGTTATTTTAATTGGTGCAACAACTGAGAGTCCGATGTTTGAGATAAACCAAGCTTTACTATCTCGGTCACGGCTTTTTCAATTAAGACCACATACAGATAAAGACATTAAAGAAATCTTATCAGTTGCAATTACCGATAAAGAACGAGGATATGGAAACTATCAAATTCATCTAAATGATGAAGCATTAGATCATATCGTGAATGTAGCCAATGGAGATGCTAGATCAGCATTAAATGCATTAGAGCTTGCTGTCCTTACTACAAATCCAAATTCTGAAGGTGTTATTTCGATTACACTACATATTGCCGAGGAATCGATTCAAAAACGTATCGTCCGTTATGATAAGAAAGGCGATAACCATTATGATACAATTTCTGCTTTCATTAAAAGTATTCGTGGATCAGATCCAGATGCAACGTTATATTGGCTGGCCAAAATGCTTTATGCCGGAGAAGATCCAAAGTTTATCGCTAGAAGATTGTACGTTCATGCCGCAGAAGATATTGGTTTAGCTGATCCAAACGCGCTGCTCATCGTTCAAGCAGCTACTTTCGCAGTAGATTTTGTCGGCATGCCTGAAGCTAGAATTCCTTTAGCAGAAGCTGCTCTTTATTTAGCAACAGCTCCAAAAAGCAATGCGGTAATCACTGGTATCGACAAAGCCCTTGATGCTGTAAAAAAAGAAAAAACAGGTGAAGTACCTGTCCACTTAAAGGATGCCCATTATAAAGGTGCCAAAGAATTAGGTCATGGCATTGGTTATAAATACCCTCATGATTATGAAAAAAATTATGTACCGCAACAATACTTACCAGACCACATGATCGGTAAAAGCTTTTATAAACCTTCCGACAACGGCTACGAATTAACCGTAAACAAACGGTTACAGTACTTTGAGCAACGGAAGAAAATGTAG
- a CDS encoding LutC/YkgG family protein: protein MTAGTVYNKEKFLNKIANSLGRERKTSGVVRPEWKHRPQYEVFKGMSQDELAAQLEDQCQRIHTVAKRATMQTLQNVLKDAIAELGGKSIINWNDPRFAEYNLTEVFEEFSNVEENEFHVWDPSIGEENITIAERANIGITFSDITLAESGSVVLFSDKGKGRSVSLLPATYIAIIPKSTIVPRMSQAATQIHEMAQAGPIPSCINFISGPSNSADIELNLVVGVHGPIKATYIIVEDK from the coding sequence ATGACAGCAGGAACAGTTTATAACAAAGAAAAATTTCTTAATAAAATTGCGAATTCTTTAGGAAGAGAGCGCAAAACTTCAGGTGTTGTTCGACCAGAGTGGAAGCATCGCCCGCAATATGAAGTTTTTAAAGGTATGTCCCAAGATGAATTAGCTGCTCAACTAGAAGATCAGTGTCAAAGAATTCACACGGTTGCTAAAAGAGCAACAATGCAAACATTGCAGAATGTCTTAAAGGATGCGATCGCAGAGCTTGGCGGAAAATCAATTATCAACTGGAATGATCCTCGTTTTGCAGAGTATAACTTAACTGAGGTATTTGAGGAGTTTTCAAATGTTGAAGAGAACGAATTTCATGTATGGGATCCTAGCATAGGTGAAGAAAATATCACGATAGCTGAAAGAGCAAACATTGGAATTACATTCTCTGATATTACGTTAGCCGAATCAGGTTCAGTTGTTTTATTTAGTGACAAAGGAAAAGGTAGATCTGTTAGTCTACTTCCAGCAACGTATATTGCTATTATTCCAAAGAGTACAATCGTACCACGTATGTCGCAGGCAGCTACTCAAATTCATGAGATGGCTCAAGCTGGTCCTATCCCGTCATGTATTAACTTTATTTCTGGTCCAAGTAATAGTGCCGATATTGAGTTAAATTTAGTTGTTGGTGTACATGGCCCGATTAAAGCAACTTATATTATTGTCGAAGATAAATAA
- a CDS encoding LutB/LldF family L-lactate oxidation iron-sulfur protein — translation MGIKTGDDKFFTRVDKGINDDFMRKAVAGAQERMQGRRLDSISALGDWEDWRNLAEEIRQHTLENLDFYLEQLTENVIKNGGNVFFAETAEEANEYIKGVVSRKDAKKIIKSKSMVTEEISMNQALESMGCEVIESDLGEWILQLDDHDPPSHIVVPALHKNKEQIRQTFADKRGYTKTSDPKEMALFAREELRKDFLTAEVGITGCNFAVAESGSISLVTNEGNARLATTIPKTQIAVMGMERIVPTWEELDILISMLARSAVGQKLTSYVTGLTGTKQEGDVDGAEEFHLVIVDNGRSKILGTQFQSALQCIRCAACINVCPVYRHIGGHSYGSIYPGPIGAVLNPLLGDYDEWKELPYASSLCGACTEVCPVKIPLHNLLIEHRRVMVEQEGKAPFAEKLAMKGYAFAASSPTVYNVGTKSAPSVMGPFTKNGFITDGPGPVKLWTDIRDLPELSKGKDKFRTWFDNRDKGGN, via the coding sequence ATGGGGATTAAAACAGGTGATGACAAGTTCTTTACTCGTGTAGATAAGGGAATTAATGATGACTTTATGCGTAAAGCTGTTGCAGGCGCTCAAGAACGGATGCAAGGACGCCGTTTAGATTCAATAAGTGCTTTAGGTGACTGGGAGGATTGGAGAAATCTTGCTGAAGAAATTCGTCAACACACTCTTGAAAACTTAGATTTTTATTTAGAGCAATTGACTGAGAACGTTATTAAAAACGGTGGTAACGTCTTTTTTGCAGAAACAGCTGAAGAAGCTAATGAATATATTAAAGGTGTCGTATCTCGTAAAGACGCTAAGAAAATAATTAAATCTAAATCAATGGTAACTGAAGAAATTAGTATGAATCAAGCCCTTGAATCTATGGGTTGTGAAGTTATTGAAAGTGATCTTGGAGAATGGATTTTACAATTAGATGATCATGATCCACCGTCACATATTGTTGTTCCAGCCCTTCATAAAAATAAAGAGCAAATTCGCCAAACTTTTGCTGATAAAAGAGGATACACGAAAACAAGTGATCCTAAAGAGATGGCTTTGTTTGCTCGTGAAGAGTTACGAAAAGACTTCTTAACTGCAGAAGTTGGTATTACTGGTTGTAACTTTGCAGTAGCAGAGTCAGGTTCTATCTCGCTTGTTACGAATGAAGGGAATGCAAGACTTGCAACAACTATTCCGAAAACGCAGATTGCCGTTATGGGGATGGAAAGAATCGTTCCAACTTGGGAAGAATTAGACATCCTTATTAGTATGTTAGCTAGAAGTGCTGTTGGCCAAAAGCTTACTAGTTATGTAACTGGTTTAACAGGGACGAAACAAGAGGGCGATGTAGATGGTGCAGAAGAGTTCCATTTAGTCATTGTCGATAATGGTAGATCAAAGATTTTAGGGACACAATTCCAAAGTGCCCTTCAATGTATTCGTTGTGCTGCCTGTATTAACGTTTGTCCAGTGTATCGTCACATTGGAGGACATTCTTACGGTTCGATTTACCCTGGACCGATTGGCGCGGTATTAAATCCATTATTAGGTGATTATGATGAGTGGAAGGAATTACCTTACGCATCAAGTTTATGTGGAGCGTGTACAGAAGTTTGTCCAGTAAAAATTCCTTTGCATAATCTTTTAATCGAACATCGTCGTGTAATGGTAGAGCAAGAAGGTAAAGCACCATTTGCTGAAAAGTTAGCAATGAAAGGATATGCCTTTGCTGCTTCATCACCAACTGTATATAATGTTGGTACAAAGTCTGCACCTTCTGTTATGGGTCCTTTTACGAAAAATGGTTTTATCACAGATGGCCCTGGACCAGTAAAATTATGGACAGATATTCGCGACCTTCCTGAACTAAGTAAAGGTAAAGATAAGTTCAGAACATGGTTTGATAACCGTGACAAAGGAGGAAACTAG
- a CDS encoding RsfA family transcriptional regulator: MKIRQDAWSSEDDLLLAETVLRHIREGGTQLKAFDEVGDELNRTSAACGFRWNAVVRNQYNEAIKLAKKQRKEMKRRLSYKPTATVHTMETSMMPTMTASEVNVVGNYQQQTQSLNLKDVLNFIQSLASKEGSSLELRKDNEKLMKENLQLMTEKKELEAKLSKLENDHRVVEEDYQSLIQIMNRARRMALLQDEEEQIQAPKFRMDKNGNLEKIAK; encoded by the coding sequence ATGAAAATTAGACAAGATGCTTGGTCGTCAGAAGATGACTTATTACTCGCTGAAACTGTGTTACGCCATATAAGAGAAGGTGGAACTCAGTTAAAAGCATTTGATGAAGTAGGAGATGAGTTAAACCGTACTTCTGCAGCATGTGGATTCCGCTGGAATGCAGTAGTTAGAAACCAATATAATGAAGCAATAAAACTAGCAAAAAAACAAAGAAAAGAAATGAAACGTAGATTGTCATATAAACCTACGGCGACTGTTCATACTATGGAAACTTCAATGATGCCAACTATGACAGCTTCTGAAGTAAATGTTGTAGGAAATTACCAGCAACAGACCCAGAGCCTTAATCTAAAAGACGTACTTAATTTTATTCAATCATTAGCTTCAAAAGAAGGTAGTTCATTAGAATTAAGGAAAGATAATGAAAAACTAATGAAAGAAAACTTACAATTAATGACCGAGAAAAAAGAGTTAGAAGCTAAGCTTTCTAAACTAGAGAACGACCACCGAGTTGTTGAAGAAGATTATCAATCATTAATTCAAATCATGAACCGCGCTCGTAGAATGGCTTTACTACAAGACGAGGAAGAACAAATACAAGCTCCTAAGTTCCGTATGGACAAGAATGGGAACTTAGAAAAAATTGCGAAATAA